Proteins encoded within one genomic window of Pseudobdellovibrionaceae bacterium:
- a CDS encoding (2Fe-2S)-binding protein: protein MSAPHSKRRQQIICRCNNVTRETIEKAIVDGCHTLNEIFDATTAGVGPCGGSCRRKLAPMLKHYLETGTFPEKIVEDLTGKAPAPGTSTPESDET from the coding sequence ATGTCCGCACCGCATTCGAAGCGTCGCCAGCAGATCATTTGCCGCTGCAACAACGTCACGCGCGAGACCATCGAAAAAGCCATCGTCGACGGCTGTCACACGCTGAACGAAATTTTCGACGCGACCACGGCCGGCGTCGGCCCTTGCGGAGGCAGCTGCCGCCGCAAACTGGCCCCGATGCTGAAACACTATCTGGAAACGGGAACCTTTCCCGAAAAAATCGTGGAAGACCTCACGGGCAAAGCTCCCGCGCCAGGCACTTCGACTCCGGAATCCGACGAGACTTAG
- a CDS encoding ABC transporter permease — translation MTNYILRRLLQTFIVIIMLSYFCFYLMTLMPGDPVELMIQSNPKITSADVARLRDMYGLDKPAYERYWNWVTTIASGDLGYSRTYRVPVSEIMGPRLWNTFVLSFAALLVAVIVAVPLGVMTALRPNSKFDYVANLFAFTGVSAPSFWLGMMLILVFAVNLRWLPAGQTYTIGQEFGFWGTIADRGYYLVLPVMTLAYLQIGVFLRFTRSAMLESLRNDYVRTARAKGLARNRVVWGHAFRNALLPLITILALSISSVFSGATITETVFSYQGVGRLVYESILGNDFNVAMVSFMISVSMVLIFNLIADILYGFADPRISFR, via the coding sequence ATGACCAATTATATTCTGCGACGCCTGCTGCAGACCTTCATCGTCATCATCATGCTGTCGTACTTCTGCTTCTATTTGATGACGCTGATGCCGGGCGACCCGGTGGAATTGATGATCCAGTCCAATCCGAAGATCACTTCGGCGGACGTCGCGCGCCTGCGCGATATGTACGGTTTGGATAAGCCCGCCTACGAACGTTACTGGAACTGGGTGACGACCATCGCTTCGGGTGATTTGGGTTATTCGCGAACCTACCGCGTGCCGGTTTCGGAAATCATGGGCCCGCGTTTGTGGAATACGTTCGTCCTGTCCTTCGCCGCGCTCCTCGTCGCGGTGATTGTCGCCGTGCCTTTGGGGGTCATGACGGCGCTGCGCCCGAACTCGAAATTTGACTACGTGGCGAACCTCTTCGCGTTCACCGGCGTCAGCGCCCCCTCCTTCTGGTTGGGGATGATGCTGATTCTGGTTTTCGCCGTGAACCTGCGCTGGCTGCCGGCGGGGCAGACCTACACCATCGGTCAAGAGTTCGGCTTCTGGGGGACGATCGCGGATCGCGGCTACTATCTGGTGTTGCCGGTGATGACGCTCGCTTATCTGCAGATCGGCGTGTTCCTCCGTTTCACGCGCTCGGCGATGCTGGAAAGTCTGCGCAACGATTATGTTCGCACCGCGCGCGCGAAGGGCCTGGCCCGGAACCGCGTCGTCTGGGGCCATGCATTCCGTAACGCCCTTCTGCCCTTGATCACGATCCTCGCGCTTTCGATCTCGTCGGTCTTTTCGGGCGCGACGATCACCGAAACCGTCTTCTCGTACCAGGGCGTGGGCCGTCTGGTGTACGAGTCCATTCTCGGAAACGATTTTAACGTCGCCATGGTCAGCTTCATGATCTCGGTGTCGATGGTGCTGATCTTTAACCTCATCGCGGACATACTGTATGGATTTGCAGACCCACGAATCAGCTTCCGCTAA
- a CDS encoding deoxyribodipyrimidine photo-lyase, translated as MTQTHVFWFRRDLRWVDNRGLARAQARAREDGAKLLPIFIFDADILGELPDKNDARVSFIHDRVREMKDEARAAGADLWVFHGDVLQVLKAVFEKHQVAALTFNHDYEAMPIARDAAARKLAGRMKIETTSFKDQVIFEKSDIMTDAGTPYTVFTPYKRKWLKTLRDADLRAEANADFKLFVSGPAPMLPTLDQMGFKKNSDIAIPSVKLSDKTLLDYAQTRDLPARDSTSHLGLHLRFGTLSVRGLVKRARGKSDVWLSELIWREFFMQVLFHFPHAEKRSFRPDYDRIVWRKSPADFKTWREGRTGYPLVDAGMRELNATGFMHNRVRMVVASFLCKHLLLYWRQGERYFAEKLLDYELASNVGNWQWAAGSGCDAAPYFRVFNPEIQQKKFDPDFEYVRRWVPEFETPEYPKPMIPHAEGRDRALRAYHRELKGKKGKTK; from the coding sequence ATGACACAGACCCATGTCTTCTGGTTTCGCCGCGACTTGCGTTGGGTCGACAATCGGGGGCTCGCCCGCGCGCAGGCACGGGCGCGGGAGGACGGGGCGAAACTCTTGCCGATCTTCATTTTCGACGCGGACATTCTGGGTGAGTTGCCCGATAAAAACGACGCGCGGGTGAGTTTCATTCACGACCGTGTGCGCGAAATGAAAGACGAGGCGCGCGCCGCGGGTGCGGATCTTTGGGTTTTTCACGGTGACGTCTTGCAAGTGCTGAAAGCTGTGTTTGAAAAGCATCAGGTCGCGGCGCTGACTTTCAATCACGACTATGAGGCAATGCCCATCGCCCGCGACGCCGCGGCCCGAAAGCTTGCGGGTCGTATGAAGATCGAAACCACTTCGTTTAAGGATCAGGTGATCTTCGAGAAAAGCGATATCATGACGGACGCCGGCACGCCCTATACGGTGTTCACTCCCTATAAAAGGAAATGGCTGAAGACGCTGCGGGACGCCGATCTTCGTGCGGAAGCGAACGCGGACTTTAAACTCTTCGTCTCCGGTCCCGCACCCATGCTCCCCACACTCGACCAGATGGGCTTCAAAAAAAATTCCGATATCGCGATTCCCTCCGTAAAATTGTCCGACAAAACCTTGCTCGACTACGCGCAAACTCGCGATCTGCCCGCGCGGGATTCGACGTCGCACCTAGGTCTTCATTTGCGTTTCGGTACGTTGAGCGTGCGCGGTTTGGTCAAACGCGCGCGCGGGAAAAGCGACGTCTGGCTTTCCGAACTGATTTGGCGCGAGTTCTTCATGCAAGTCCTTTTTCATTTTCCCCATGCCGAAAAAAGATCTTTCCGTCCGGACTACGACCGGATCGTGTGGCGCAAAAGTCCCGCGGATTTCAAGACGTGGCGTGAAGGACGGACGGGTTACCCTCTCGTCGACGCGGGGATGCGGGAATTGAACGCCACGGGCTTCATGCACAACCGCGTGCGCATGGTCGTCGCGAGTTTTCTGTGTAAACATCTGCTGCTCTACTGGCGGCAGGGCGAGCGTTACTTCGCCGAAAAACTCCTCGACTATGAACTCGCCAGCAATGTGGGGAATTGGCAGTGGGCGGCCGGGTCGGGCTGCGATGCGGCCCCTTACTTTCGGGTTTTCAATCCCGAGATTCAGCAAAAGAAATTCGATCCGGACTTCGAGTACGTTCGTCGTTGGGTCCCGGAATTTGAAACTCCCGAATACCCGAAGCCGATGATTCCGCACGCCGAGGGACGCGACCGCGCCTTGCGCGCGTATCATCGCGAACTCAAGGGCAAGAAAGGTAAAACCAAATGA
- a CDS encoding peptide ABC transporter substrate-binding protein: MKTWKMILAGTLLSALTAQAAVSNKELKIGISQEFENLNPLIMTMSATSYMYSMVGRTLVTLSPDGKWVPQLAKSIPSLENGQAKLSADKKKIIATWEILENAKWSDGKPVICEDFNFARTVASSPNVSIGEKETYTQVEKIEVDKANPKKCTFTYEKARWDFYQLARFFPLPKHMEEPVFTKYGKAKEGYEKNSSYTKNPTAKGLYNGPYQIAEVKLGSHVTFVPNPEFYGTAPKIQKIIVRLIPNTGTLEANLRTGEIDTIGTLGMAFDQAVAFDKKVKSEKLPFDVQFKPSITYEHIDLNLGNPILKDLKVRKALVHAINRDELVKALFDGRQTAAVHNMAPIDPWFTADPKKITLYPYSRREAGRLLDEAGWKMNAADGFRYKDGKKLSFVFMTTAGNKTRETVQTFLQQQWKDAGVEMIIKNEPAKVYFGETMKKRKFPALAMYAWVSSPESTPRSTLHSASIPSEKNGWSGQNNPGWVNKEVDTAIDALDTEFDAKKRVELAHTIVKAYTDEVPVIPLYYRSDVAVTPKGIQNFRLAGHQFSETNEVENWEIK, encoded by the coding sequence ATGAAAACTTGGAAAATGATCTTGGCGGGAACCCTGCTTTCCGCACTGACGGCCCAAGCGGCGGTCAGCAATAAAGAGCTGAAGATCGGTATCTCGCAAGAGTTCGAAAACTTGAACCCGCTCATCATGACCATGTCGGCGACATCCTACATGTACTCGATGGTCGGCCGTACGCTGGTGACCCTGTCGCCCGATGGTAAATGGGTTCCGCAGCTGGCGAAATCCATCCCCTCTTTGGAGAACGGCCAAGCGAAGCTGAGCGCCGACAAAAAGAAGATCATCGCGACTTGGGAAATCCTCGAGAACGCGAAATGGTCGGATGGCAAGCCCGTGATCTGCGAAGATTTCAATTTCGCGCGCACGGTCGCCTCTTCGCCGAACGTTTCGATCGGTGAAAAAGAGACCTACACCCAAGTCGAAAAAATCGAAGTCGACAAGGCGAACCCCAAGAAGTGCACCTTCACTTACGAGAAGGCGCGTTGGGACTTCTACCAGCTCGCGCGTTTCTTCCCCCTTCCCAAACACATGGAAGAGCCCGTCTTCACCAAGTACGGTAAGGCGAAAGAAGGTTACGAGAAGAACTCGAGCTACACCAAAAACCCCACCGCGAAAGGCCTGTACAACGGTCCTTACCAGATCGCGGAAGTGAAGCTCGGCTCGCACGTCACTTTCGTGCCGAACCCCGAGTTCTACGGAACCGCGCCCAAGATCCAAAAGATCATCGTGCGTTTGATCCCGAACACCGGAACGCTCGAGGCGAATCTGCGCACGGGTGAAATCGACACCATCGGAACCCTGGGCATGGCGTTTGACCAAGCCGTGGCCTTCGACAAAAAAGTGAAGTCGGAAAAACTGCCCTTCGACGTGCAGTTCAAACCCTCGATCACTTACGAACACATCGACCTGAATCTGGGAAACCCGATCCTGAAAGACCTGAAAGTCCGCAAAGCGCTGGTCCACGCGATCAACCGCGACGAACTGGTGAAGGCTTTGTTCGACGGTCGCCAGACGGCCGCCGTCCACAATATGGCGCCCATCGATCCCTGGTTCACCGCCGATCCCAAGAAGATCACGCTTTACCCCTACTCGCGCCGGGAAGCCGGTCGCCTTCTGGACGAAGCGGGCTGGAAAATGAACGCGGCGGATGGCTTCCGTTACAAAGACGGCAAGAAACTCTCGTTCGTGTTCATGACGACCGCGGGCAACAAAACCCGCGAAACCGTGCAGACCTTCCTGCAACAGCAGTGGAAAGACGCGGGCGTCGAAATGATCATCAAAAACGAACCCGCGAAGGTTTACTTCGGCGAGACGATGAAAAAGCGTAAGTTCCCCGCGCTCGCGATGTACGCGTGGGTTTCTTCGCCCGAGTCGACTCCCCGTTCGACCCTGCACAGCGCTTCGATCCCGTCGGAGAAGAACGGCTGGTCGGGACAGAACAATCCCGGTTGGGTGAACAAAGAGGTCGACACGGCGATCGACGCCCTCGACACCGAATTCGACGCGAAAAAGCGCGTTGAGCTCGCCCACACGATCGTGAAGGCCTACACCGACGAAGTGCCGGTGATTCCGCTTTACTACCGCTCGGACGTCGCCGTGACGCCGAAAGGAATCCAGAACTTCCGCCTCGCGGGTCACCAATTCTCGGAGACCAACGAAGTCGAGAACTGGGAAATCAAGTAA
- a CDS encoding glycerophosphodiester phosphodiesterase — translation MPQSLLKKNDFINFGRDLLGGARRFVQHVEPFRLRWITERIQVVRWPRGAYRLPEWQAHRGYWKEGAPQNTLESLIAARAAGAPMAEFDVRLTKDRVVVLFHDPDLEVVGRKELRVRELTYRELKAEVAGRFRLTTLKEVLQSPDVPELLNIELKSEEVLNDPLERAVAKVVDECGAAGRILFSSFNPASIWKISNLLPGVPRAFLISPDMEERSLREMWFAPFLKIHMVNLDKVMVTESSMRTWKRLGVPVAVWTAATEAEIEHYLNLGVASVITDVLPRRKTSPQPESAPEVPSRH, via the coding sequence ATGCCCCAGTCTTTGTTGAAGAAAAATGATTTCATCAATTTCGGCCGTGATCTGCTGGGCGGCGCGCGGCGTTTCGTCCAGCACGTCGAGCCCTTCCGGCTGCGTTGGATCACCGAGCGCATTCAGGTCGTGCGTTGGCCGCGCGGGGCTTACCGTCTTCCCGAGTGGCAAGCGCACCGTGGCTACTGGAAAGAGGGCGCGCCCCAAAATACGCTCGAGTCGCTGATCGCGGCGCGCGCGGCGGGCGCCCCCATGGCGGAGTTCGACGTGCGCCTGACGAAGGATCGGGTCGTCGTTTTGTTCCACGACCCGGATCTCGAGGTCGTGGGCCGTAAAGAGCTGCGCGTACGTGAGCTCACCTACCGCGAGCTGAAAGCGGAAGTCGCGGGCCGCTTCCGGCTCACGACGCTGAAAGAGGTTCTGCAGTCCCCGGACGTGCCGGAGCTTTTGAACATCGAGCTGAAAAGCGAAGAGGTCCTGAACGATCCCCTGGAGCGCGCGGTCGCGAAGGTCGTCGACGAGTGCGGTGCCGCGGGACGGATTCTTTTTTCGAGTTTCAATCCGGCGTCGATCTGGAAAATTTCGAATCTGCTGCCGGGAGTGCCGCGGGCTTTTCTGATCAGCCCCGACATGGAGGAAAGGTCGCTCCGCGAGATGTGGTTCGCGCCTTTTCTAAAGATTCACATGGTGAACTTGGATAAGGTCATGGTGACCGAAAGTTCGATGCGCACCTGGAAACGTCTGGGCGTTCCGGTGGCCGTGTGGACCGCCGCGACGGAGGCCGAGATCGAGCATTACCTCAACCTCGGCGTCGCTTCGGTGATTACTGATGTACTCCCCCGAAGGAAGACATCGCCTCAACCGGAATCGGCTCCGGAAGTTCCATCCCGTCATTGA
- a CDS encoding (2Fe-2S)-binding protein: MIMRRGFLADKFLVKVVAEIPYQDRIEGEKTDAGWRLKAVGCARLLAEVRALAAISNDPSTWALPETTDHVGLLLREFILKTQGAWAYPYADEELCHCRNVPTAVVDRAIMNGAHTGPQVSRLTNASTSCGTCRPDVECIIKYRKTGCLAAAKKAA; encoded by the coding sequence ATGATCATGCGGCGGGGATTTTTGGCCGATAAGTTCCTCGTGAAAGTCGTCGCGGAGATTCCTTACCAGGACCGAATTGAAGGCGAAAAAACGGACGCGGGTTGGCGGCTGAAGGCCGTGGGCTGCGCGCGTCTTTTGGCCGAGGTGCGCGCGCTCGCGGCAATTTCGAACGATCCGTCGACCTGGGCTTTACCCGAGACGACCGATCACGTGGGGCTCCTTTTGCGGGAGTTCATCCTGAAAACTCAAGGCGCGTGGGCTTATCCCTACGCGGACGAAGAGCTGTGTCACTGCCGGAACGTGCCGACCGCGGTCGTCGATCGCGCGATCATGAACGGCGCGCATACGGGGCCGCAGGTGTCGCGACTGACGAATGCCAGCACGAGCTGCGGCACGTGTCGCCCGGATGTCGAATGCATCATCAAGTACCGCAAGACGGGTTGTCTGGCGGCCGCGAAAAAAGCCGCCTAA
- the greA gene encoding transcription elongation factor GreA, whose product MTANGKAMLESELKKLLLEERPTVIKAIEEARAHGDISENADYDAAKERQGMIEGRIGEIQAKIASAEVINPADIKSEVIVFGATVELIDLDDDAKHTYMIVGVDEADVKAGKISILSPIARALIGRKAGETVAVQSPKGEREYEIQSFLFK is encoded by the coding sequence ATGACCGCGAATGGGAAGGCCATGCTCGAATCGGAACTCAAAAAGCTCCTGCTCGAAGAACGCCCCACCGTGATCAAAGCGATCGAAGAGGCGCGCGCGCACGGCGACATCTCGGAAAACGCCGATTACGACGCCGCGAAAGAACGCCAAGGGATGATCGAAGGCCGCATTGGTGAAATCCAAGCGAAAATCGCATCGGCGGAAGTCATCAATCCCGCGGACATCAAATCCGAAGTCATCGTTTTCGGCGCGACCGTTGAGCTCATCGACCTCGATGACGATGCGAAGCACACCTATATGATCGTCGGCGTCGACGAAGCCGACGTGAAAGCGGGCAAAATTTCGATTCTGTCGCCCATCGCGCGGGCGCTCATCGGCCGCAAGGCCGGCGAAACCGTCGCGGTGCAAAGCCCCAAAGGCGAGCGCGAATACGAAATCCAAAGTTTCCTGTTCAAGTAA
- a CDS encoding ABC transporter permease subunit — protein sequence MDLQTHESASAKRRQPSGKVKPNVSEITSSEQRTLPEDSTISRRQIEAAEKVQSLGSIIWEKFLVHRMAVAGLFVIIAFIVIALLAPAIGHFTKLDPMAQNALHRYLPPFSTTTASSSQREIAIERFILMYPELSTALQNEAIEKQLVTPVRPEDALYDLAQKTGDDLTKAVKELKVDGASSFRDLVSNFETYHVFGTDELGRDVFIRLVYGARVSIGVGIMVALVSAFIGLLIGSVAGYYGGWIDVLLMRFTDSLLSLPQLPVLIVVSAVSIEKLTEAVPFLGYIANPSNESIVKLVFILVLFSWMQVARLVRASVLSLKEREFILAAKTLGATDRKIIFRHLFPNTIAPLLVSVTLGVGSSIQTEAALSFLGLGIQQPTPSWGNMMFNALEIMLDSPFLVMIPGFLILMTTISFNYLGDGLQDAIDPKTLRK from the coding sequence ATGGATTTGCAGACCCACGAATCAGCTTCCGCTAAACGGCGACAACCTTCAGGGAAAGTGAAACCGAACGTGAGTGAGATCACCTCGAGCGAACAGCGTACTTTACCGGAGGACTCGACGATTTCGCGCCGCCAGATCGAAGCGGCCGAAAAAGTTCAGTCCCTGGGCTCCATCATCTGGGAGAAATTCCTGGTGCACCGGATGGCCGTCGCGGGTTTATTCGTCATCATCGCTTTCATCGTCATCGCGCTTTTGGCGCCCGCGATCGGTCACTTCACGAAGCTCGACCCCATGGCGCAAAACGCCCTGCACCGCTACCTGCCGCCGTTCTCGACAACGACGGCGTCGTCCTCACAGCGCGAGATCGCCATCGAGCGTTTCATCTTGATGTACCCCGAGCTATCCACGGCTTTGCAAAACGAGGCCATCGAAAAGCAACTCGTCACGCCCGTCCGTCCCGAGGACGCGCTTTACGATCTCGCGCAGAAAACCGGCGACGATCTGACCAAAGCGGTCAAAGAGCTGAAGGTCGACGGCGCTTCCTCGTTCCGCGACCTGGTGTCGAATTTCGAAACCTACCACGTCTTCGGCACCGACGAGCTCGGCCGCGATGTCTTCATCCGTTTGGTTTACGGCGCGCGCGTGTCCATCGGCGTGGGGATCATGGTCGCGCTGGTTTCGGCCTTCATCGGGCTTTTGATCGGCTCGGTCGCGGGTTACTACGGCGGCTGGATCGACGTTCTACTCATGCGCTTCACCGACTCGCTCTTGTCGCTACCGCAGCTGCCGGTCCTGATCGTGGTTTCGGCGGTCTCGATCGAAAAGCTCACCGAGGCGGTCCCCTTCCTGGGCTACATCGCGAATCCGTCCAACGAATCCATCGTGAAGCTCGTCTTCATCCTGGTGCTTTTCTCGTGGATGCAGGTCGCACGTTTGGTGCGCGCATCGGTCTTGTCGTTGAAAGAGCGCGAGTTCATCCTCGCCGCGAAAACTCTGGGCGCGACCGATCGCAAGATCATCTTCCGTCACTTGTTCCCGAACACGATCGCACCGCTTCTGGTCTCGGTGACCTTGGGCGTGGGCTCGTCGATCCAAACCGAGGCGGCTTTGAGCTTCCTGGGTCTGGGCATCCAGCAACCGACCCCCTCCTGGGGGAACATGATGTTCAACGCGTTGGAAATCATGCTAGATTCGCCGTTCCTGGTCATGATCCCCGGCTTCCTGATCCTGATGACAACGATCAGCTTCAACTATCTGGGCGACGGCCTGCAGGACGCGATCGATCCGAAGACCCTGCGGAAGTAA
- a CDS encoding ASCH domain-containing protein: MKLKKSLGETRDVPSGRAISIRQPYVEEILTGKKKYEFRSRATHIRGRVYLYASGKFAEGYEDNSLPRGTIVGSVEIVGCKFFPSRRVFGYELKHPKRYTATRVPDNQAQPCFFFPFGPSRKPRKDPSLVKKKAPLKGKLYPKPILANFLGEIPRTLSGFEREFENYLKKKRLIVTSNPTVSRADKALKRLLSKDRFSILEIPTLVRKNVSRKPQK; encoded by the coding sequence ATGAAGCTAAAGAAGAGTCTTGGCGAAACTCGAGATGTTCCCAGTGGCCGGGCGATTTCCATTCGGCAACCCTATGTTGAAGAAATTTTGACGGGTAAAAAGAAGTACGAGTTTAGATCGAGGGCCACTCATATCCGGGGAAGGGTGTACCTCTATGCCTCCGGAAAGTTCGCCGAAGGCTATGAGGATAACTCCCTCCCGCGCGGAACCATCGTAGGTTCAGTTGAAATTGTTGGCTGCAAGTTTTTCCCCTCGCGGAGGGTATTCGGATACGAACTCAAGCATCCCAAGAGATATACCGCGACCCGCGTTCCGGACAATCAGGCGCAGCCTTGCTTTTTCTTTCCATTCGGTCCTTCTCGGAAGCCGAGGAAAGATCCGTCCTTGGTAAAAAAGAAGGCCCCGCTTAAGGGTAAGCTTTACCCAAAGCCGATCCTCGCAAACTTTCTGGGTGAAATTCCTCGTACGCTCTCGGGTTTTGAACGCGAATTTGAAAACTACCTAAAGAAAAAACGACTTATCGTCACATCGAATCCTACGGTTTCGAGAGCGGACAAGGCTCTGAAGAGGCTTTTATCTAAAGACCGCTTTTCGATTTTAGAAATTCCGACGCTTGTAAGGAAGAACGTCTCTCGCAAACCTCAAAAGTGA
- a CDS encoding TIGR01777 family oxidoreductase → MKVLLTGATGLVGQEVGQALVRAGHEVFAVTRNRAKAEIELAYPAVLIEGDLATAPLVHERLHEVEAVIHLLGEGVADGRWSPERKARILESRRAGTQHLWTSLRGRAPEVVVSASAIGYYGDRGEESLTEDSAKGTGFLADVCDEWERAVQFPTDAVFASTRKLSLRIGMVLAAEGGALAKLIPIYQTGAGGVIGNGQAWMSWIHLQDLVRLLLWSLTAKHASGVVNATAPNPVRNREFTKALVTALDSFQGPPVPKLALKALYGEMSEVVLASQKVTESRAAALGFTFQYQDILSALTEVCQFHRGGYQVLTQSQYLPYTKEAVFPFFAAAENLEKITPPLLNFAVKTKSTEAMGAGTLIDYVLKIRGVPAKWRTLIEDWNPPHEFVDTQLKGPYKYWHHRHRFEDLGTGVLMRDRVRYKLPLGLLGQVVAGSFVRGDVEKIFAFRRKYLHDHAAGIFGR, encoded by the coding sequence ATGAAAGTTCTTTTAACCGGAGCCACGGGGCTTGTGGGACAAGAGGTCGGCCAAGCGCTCGTGCGCGCGGGGCATGAGGTGTTCGCGGTCACCCGAAATCGCGCGAAAGCGGAAATCGAACTCGCTTATCCGGCGGTTTTGATCGAGGGCGATCTGGCCACGGCACCCCTCGTGCACGAACGTTTACACGAGGTCGAAGCGGTCATTCATCTGCTGGGCGAAGGCGTCGCCGACGGACGCTGGTCCCCCGAGCGCAAAGCGCGCATCCTGGAGTCCCGTCGCGCCGGCACCCAACATCTTTGGACGTCCTTGCGCGGACGGGCACCGGAGGTCGTCGTTTCGGCCTCGGCGATCGGCTATTACGGCGACCGCGGTGAAGAGTCCCTGACCGAAGACAGCGCGAAGGGGACGGGCTTTTTGGCGGATGTCTGCGATGAGTGGGAGCGCGCGGTGCAGTTTCCCACGGACGCGGTCTTCGCGTCGACGCGCAAACTTTCGCTCCGGATCGGGATGGTGCTCGCGGCCGAGGGCGGCGCGCTCGCGAAACTGATCCCCATCTACCAAACCGGCGCGGGCGGCGTGATCGGTAACGGTCAGGCGTGGATGAGCTGGATTCATCTGCAGGATCTGGTCCGGCTGCTCTTGTGGTCCTTGACCGCGAAGCACGCGAGCGGCGTCGTGAACGCGACGGCGCCGAATCCCGTGCGGAACCGTGAGTTCACCAAAGCCCTCGTCACCGCGCTCGATTCCTTCCAAGGACCACCGGTCCCGAAGCTCGCGCTCAAAGCGCTTTACGGAGAAATGAGCGAAGTCGTCTTGGCCTCGCAAAAAGTGACGGAGTCCCGCGCCGCCGCCTTGGGATTTACGTTTCAGTATCAAGACATCCTTTCGGCGTTGACGGAGGTCTGCCAATTTCACCGCGGCGGTTACCAGGTGCTGACGCAATCGCAGTACCTTCCCTACACGAAGGAAGCGGTCTTTCCGTTCTTCGCCGCCGCCGAAAATCTCGAGAAAATCACGCCGCCGCTTTTGAACTTCGCGGTGAAAACGAAGTCGACGGAAGCGATGGGGGCGGGGACGCTGATCGACTACGTGCTCAAGATTCGCGGCGTGCCCGCCAAGTGGCGTACGTTGATCGAAGACTGGAATCCGCCCCACGAGTTCGTCGATACCCAGCTCAAAGGCCCGTACAAATACTGGCACCATCGCCACCGGTTCGAAGACCTGGGAACGGGTGTCTTGATGCGGGACCGGGTCCGGTACAAACTCCCGCTGGGCCTTCTGGGCCAGGTCGTGGCGGGGAGTTTCGTGCGTGGGGATGTCGAAAAGATTTTCGCTTTCCGGCGAAAGTACCTCCATGATCATGCGGCGGGGATTTTTGGCCGATAA
- a CDS encoding bifunctional oligoribonuclease/PAP phosphatase NrnA, giving the protein MIQLANIIKAAKSIVLSTHRHCDGDGLGAEMALFFALRKIGKKVQVINLDATPRKYRFLQPDHWIQYFDENPTIPNDVDLTLIFDTNDERLVEPLFSACTQQGAKVVFIDHHPILEQGPKPSAESVIDTLAASTGEMAFQLIQQLGIPLDRDIARCLYTSITFDTQLYRFIRNSPNSHLIAAELLRYDIDPEEVHRHLFGNQTVQKMAFLAKALGQIEYFGEGRVAVLKIRDADLAYYGLETDESRDLIDMIMTIETLEAGVIFREDLHDRRVYKVSLRSKGQLPVLGLAESLGGGGHMFAAGANYRGDFDELRDKVVQNLVGALPKPRLTGS; this is encoded by the coding sequence GTGATTCAGCTCGCGAACATCATCAAAGCGGCGAAATCCATCGTGCTGTCGACCCATCGTCATTGCGACGGTGACGGTCTCGGCGCCGAAATGGCGCTCTTCTTCGCGCTTCGCAAAATCGGGAAAAAAGTTCAGGTCATCAACCTCGATGCGACTCCTCGTAAGTACCGCTTCCTGCAACCCGATCATTGGATTCAATACTTCGACGAGAACCCGACGATCCCGAACGACGTCGACCTCACGTTGATTTTCGATACGAACGACGAACGCCTGGTTGAGCCGCTCTTCAGCGCCTGCACGCAACAGGGCGCGAAGGTCGTGTTCATCGATCACCATCCGATTCTCGAGCAAGGCCCCAAGCCCTCGGCCGAATCGGTCATCGACACGCTCGCGGCCTCCACCGGCGAGATGGCGTTTCAGCTGATTCAGCAGCTCGGCATTCCGCTCGATCGCGACATCGCGCGCTGCCTGTACACGAGCATCACGTTCGACACGCAACTCTATCGCTTCATTCGCAATTCCCCGAACTCGCACCTGATCGCCGCGGAACTGTTACGTTACGATATCGATCCGGAAGAGGTTCACCGCCATTTGTTCGGCAATCAAACCGTGCAGAAGATGGCGTTCCTTGCCAAAGCGCTCGGACAAATTGAATACTTTGGGGAAGGCCGGGTCGCGGTTTTGAAAATTCGCGACGCGGATCTCGCCTACTACGGTCTAGAGACGGACGAGTCACGCGATCTGATCGACATGATCATGACCATCGAGACTCTCGAGGCGGGCGTGATTTTCCGTGAGGATCTGCACGACCGCCGCGTCTACAAGGTCAGCCTGCGCAGCAAAGGGCAACTCCCGGTGCTGGGGCTCGCGGAAAGTTTGGGCGGAGGCGGACACATGTTCGCGGCCGGCGCCAACTACCGCGGCGATTTCGATGAACTGCGCGATAAGGTTGTCCAAAACCTCGTCGGCGCGCTTCCGAAACCGCGCCTGACCGGCTCCTGA